Part of the Juglans regia cultivar Chandler chromosome 14, Walnut 2.0, whole genome shotgun sequence genome, GAAGAAGATTCGTACCTTTTTTGCCATCTTATCCCGAGTCATCATCTCTCGCAACAGACATTCAGTGGAGAAACCATCCAGCAAGTCGTCTGCATCATAAACGACATCCTTAAGCCTTTCAAGCCATTCAATAACTTGATGGTTGTTCACTGCCCGTTGCTCCTCAGCATCAAGAAGCACGGCTTGGATTGTCGAAACGGTGTTCTTGAGCTTCTTGAGCTCATCTGTTACACCCCAAAGCAGTCCGATCTCTTTGAGAGCCAGGGATCCCAAGCTCTCAATGATTCGTGCAGCAATGTCGAAGAGACTGCCTTCAGCCATTTGTTGATGGTTGGTGAAGGAATGGTAAAAACGGCTCTTGAGGAATCACTAAGGGATAGAAGGAAGATATGTTTGCTTTGAATGTGTACAGAGGACAAGGCGGGAGCAACATTTTATAAGGCCTTGCATGGGAAAGTTCCAATTGGAGAGTACTGACGCGTTAAAGAAATTGTGATGGACCTACACTACTGTTGAAGAACGCGTTAAAGAAATTAGTTTAATACAAAGTATGATGGAGGCCGTGTTGGCGCCAGAGACCAATTCAACCAGCAATTTCTTTGAAGTGTCGTAGTCTTGATGCTCTGCATGTTGTAAGCTTTCTTGACGCGTTAAAGAAATTATTGATGGACCTACAGTACTGCCAGCACCCTCTCTTTCATTTTGCGTAACTTTTTCTTAAGaagaatgatgataaaaaccCTTAGCAAGAAAATTAAGTAGAGAGAAAGAGTGATCAATGTTAATCAACTCTGAAAAGGAAGTGCGTGTTTTAGCAATTCATATACGTTATTTTCCTCGCTATTTTATTGAGATCATgtagatattttatatattgagatCATCTCACTACTAAAGGGATAGAAGGAAGATATGTTTGCTTTGAGTTTGAATACAGAGGACAAGACGGGACCGACATTGAATAAAAGCCTTACATGTGATGGACCTGCAAGGAAAGTGCctactagagagagagagagagagtgtgtaaAAAGAAGATTCTAACCATGCAGGAAAGTAACGGACCTGCACAGTACTGCTTCTGAAACTATGACTTGTCATCTACTTTCCAAGGACAATTCCATCCACACGTCTAACACAAGTTATCCAGTGCCCTTTCATTGTTGATAAAGATTTTTTTGGCACCCTTCGGTGGAAAAAAACCATTTAGCCCGATTTATTTTCATCCATGTTTTGTTGGCATTGATGCAGATCGAGGACATGTGAGCAGAGTaattaggagagagagagagagagagagagagaggtaatgCAAGAAGTTCCAACACCCAGAGTACTTGCTGCATGCAGTTGAATGGAGATGCTCCAGTTTTTTGAGTGGCTGTGGTGATGAATGATATTTAAGTGTGGGGCCTGTGTTTTGTTGGCATGGATGCAGAGGACATGTGAGCAGAGTaattaggagagagagagagagaggcttacaGCAAGAAGTTCCAATACCGAGAGTACTTTGCTGCATGCGGTAGAATGGAGATGCTCCAGTTTTTTGTGTGGCTGTGGTGATGAATGATATTTAAGTGTGGGGCCTGTGTTTGTTGGCATTGAATCATTGATGCAGAGGACATGTGAGCAGAGTAATTTGGAGAGAGAGGCTTACAGCAAGAAGCTCCAATAGGCAGAGTACTTGCTTCATGCAGTTGAATGGAGAAGCTCCAATTTTTGGTGTGGTTGTGGTGATGAATGACATTTAagtattttgttggatttgatgCAGAGGACATGTGAGTAGAGTAATCAGGAGAGAGGGGCCTAAAGCTTGCAAATTTTTATTGTTGGCTCTAGAAGTTGGTCCTTAATATTTTTCGAGACTCTGAAAATTACAGAGAATGCCTTGACTCTGTTTTTAGCTGTAATGGATGAATTAGAACTTGTGATCATGCAAGTGGAAAGCCTATACTGATTGGATGTGAAATGTCTCTTGCTTAGTTGTTTACCGATTGAAAAAAGCCTCTTGCCTAGCAAAATAGTTTAAAGTTTGACTGCTAGTAGTGCACACATAATGGTTTTTTCATTGTAAAAGACGAGGTCTCTGCCTCTTATTATAAAAACCCTCATTAGGGCAAAGGAACAACCATGAATACAACGTGGATGAAAATAAAAGCAAAGTCATAATTTGGataatatgtcatattttgTCTTTTGCATATTCCATTCAAACGAAattcacattggattattcatttattagtcaaaataataataaaatattactaatttaatcataatattttgtttttaattaatttttttccatattttgcaattctatcaatcatatgttaattataatcaaattataattaacatatgattgaTAAAGACAAACTATTGCTTTGGGCTTTGTACAGTGAAGAcccaaatataattaattaacaaataaatataattgaaGAGCCAAATATAGAAAACATATGTTTATTGATTAAATTATTACTTTAGCCTTTGTCCAGTGAAGATCCAAATATGACCATGGGATAGTTGCTACTGTAACTAAAAGTCATATAACTTTGCAACTTTATGTAAAATGATGAGTTAAAAGTGGTATAGAAGTAACTAGTTGCTATATTTGTTTAGGTGTAAATGTCGAAATTGATaattaggagagagagagagaggcttaaTGCAAGAGGTTCCAATAGGCAGAGTACTTGCTGCATGCAGTTGAATGGAGATGCTCCAGTTTTTTGTGTGGCTGTGGTGATGaatgatatttaagtttggggcCTGTGTTTTGTTGGCATTGATGCAGGCAGAGGACATGTGATGAGCCGAGTAATTAGGAGAACGAGAGTCAGAGACGCTTACAGCAAGAAGTTCCAATACGCAGAGTACTTGCTTCATGCAGTTGAATGGAGACATAAATTAATACTTAATGagacataaatttataaatcatgtgACATTTGCAGGTTTTTCAAAACTGGCTCAACTAATTTTGGACTATTTTTATATCGGAAAATAACCAATAATTCTTCAAATAATGTGATCAAATCTCATCACATCctaaatctcaaataattactttaataaagaactattttaataaaataaatgtaccaAGTAAAAGAAAGGCCCTTGCTCATAAAGGTTTCCATGCAATGTGGGGTGGGTGGAAGGAAGGGAAAGTCTGGAGATGTAAAAGTGGGATGATTTTTCTTACTCCAAAGTCCTAAAGCGTATCGGTTTTGCCAATCAGTTTATGGGACATCCTTAATTATTTCCTTAAACATGAAAGGGGATCAAGATAAAAATTAGCTACTGAGCACCCCCCAAATCCCACGTCCTTTGGTGCTAAAAATCAGTCTTGAACCACTCTAAatcattgtctttttttttttttaagggatgATTTCAGATTGCCTTTGTGTTCATATCTGAATATCGATTTACCTGGGAAGACACATTTGACTCCAAAGTGTCATTCCAGAGGCCAAAAGAAGAGTGTTCAAACGGCAAGTTGGAAGAATAGTATTCATCAAAACAGTTTTTATGGCTGACTATCTGATTATAAAGACTGCATCGGCTGTTAATAGGATGATGTAAACCTTTTGGTAGGGTTTTACAATTGAAAAGAACCTTAATTTCATCCTCAAGGCCTGTCTTCCCTTTGCTTGCCTAAAGGAGGGGACTCTTGACTTTCGCCCAATGACCCTTTTAATGCTGCATTAGATGGCCCCAAAAGCTGTGGTTCTGCCACTAATTTAACATGTCAAAGCAGTGGCATTTGCCACTGATCCATCTATTTGCTCGCAGGCTTTTGCCACTGGTGTATCTATTTGCTCACCTTTACACCTCTTTTCTCAACTCTGCTAGCACTCTTTGAGTGACTGTTAGAATAGTTCATTGATGTCTTCATAGAAGTGGGAATAGCGCTTGGCATGGCCAGGTCTAAAGATCCCATCCCTGTGAAGTTGAACCATGCCTATTGCTGCCTTATTTCTGCTTGGGGATAACAAGGGGTTCCTGTCCACCCACAATCTTACCctatatatatgactttcttatttttttttatggataaaaatgtctaaatctgttttgataattatacaatatcCTCCTCCTTGTTTAAAGGCATTTGTTTCTCTAAGAAGTTGATAATTTAATGACACCACTTCATAATACAATGGCCTCAGCCACCCACACCTTTTTATGATGTCTTTCACATAATTGTTGGCTCTGGAAGTTGGTCCTTAACTTTCTTCAGACTCTGAAAATTACAGAGAATGCCTTGACTATGTTTTTAGCTGTATTGACTATTGAATGAATTAGAACGTGTGATCATGCAAGTGGAAAGCCTATACTGATTGGATGTGAAATGTCTCTCGCTTAGTTGTTTACTAATTGAAAAAAGCCTCTTGCCTAgcaaaatagtttaaattttgaCTGCTAGTAGTGCACACATAATGCTTTTTCCATtgtaatttatagttttttttaaaaaaaaaaaccaaaagacgAGTTCTCTGCCTCTTATTAGAAAAACCCTCACTAAGGCAGAGGAACAACCATGAACACAACATGgatgaaaataaactttacaTCAAGTTTGAATATATGGAATCCCCAATTTATCTAAGCGCACTATACCCCGAAATTTTCCTTTGACATGATCTTCACCCATGAAATCTATAGTCCTtccttttgttccttttttagCTAGAAAATCCGCAATCATATTAgcttctctaaaaatatgcCGAAATCGAACCTTAAGCAAATGAACAAGCATTTTTACTTCCTCCCAGAAATCTCATAAATACCAATATTTATGGATACCCGAATTAAGTCATCCAACCACTACCGAAGAATCGGACTCCACCAAAAAATCCCTCAAACCAAGCATACGACATAGCTATAACCCATCAAGTAATGCACGACACTCGACAATCATGTTTGTCGCTTGGCCATAAAAGTGAGCAAATCCTAACAATACTTCTCCTTGTGCATCCCGAATAACACCTCCACCACCTGACATCCCCGGATTGCCACAAGACCCACCATCCACGTTCAGCGTTAACCTTCCCACATCCGGTGTGTAAcacccgtccttgtggtgagactttttataaaatattttagaaaggacAACGAGaattaccattttatttaaaactttttacttgcatatccagggtgcaagactctatgtttataaaataaaaagtgcttaggattacagcggaaaacattaatttttacaataaaagacctctcgtacatttaaaactcatacctagacttccgtgctcttccccatgggccgttgCCCATCCTGACCGTTCAGTTCCTGggggggcatacataaaaactaaaatgagtcgaagactcgtaagcattacttcatacagttaaaatataacaacataggttttcattcttgcatttatcattcatacatactattacgtgcatgcatatatgcattcgtttgaaaacgtcactagatgggatttttctttaatagtctttcttttcgtaaaacgtgtCTCtcgttagtgccttcatttcttcaagagtttgtGCTTTCATTAGTGCactcatgcatacatacattctttcttatcactttcataggccagtacacactgttacgccccgcgtgttagggttagcggccATATGGCCAATGGATTCGCCCGTGGCTGCAGGTTGAAATCCCATTCCGTTAGGGTGCAGTACTAGGTGCACAACCAGTACTACTGCCCGGCATTGCAATATGCCCATTCATTCATTGGGtaccccttttcattcattcatatggccgttatgtattttcaaacatttcatgctttcatttcattcatgccaactcgaaagagctggagctttcactattttcttatctttcatttaacatgccctttcatgagaaaacattcattttcttgaaaaacatcGTTTAGAACATGGGCTTAAACttcgtctttcatggcatccataagcattaCCTTAAACGTTGTCTTTCATGGTATCCATGAGCATCACCTCATAGCATCCATAAAAGCGTCTGTTCGTATGATATATGAAATCATCaattttcatgtctttctttgtttttcattcattctttcatgTTTCGTGAGAAAAGCATAGTTTTGGGATCATAAAATATCAGTTCgttgattttcttagaaaatacggACAATAGGTACaccgtatagtcatccattcacatgcgtataattaatactttgggtgcgtaaaccgGGGTTGCCAAGGAGGGGCTGTACATACTTACACATTtcaacacttagcattttctttcataaagcatctttcgtttcttttcgtaaagCGTCTTAAAGGAAAGACTTTTCGTcttcgttttcttttattttagaaaactctataagagtatgaatgtaatacttacttggacttcatgctacttgcatatataatgcataagcaacttaaacttaaaaatagaaCCATTCTTCAGTTGGAACACTCTCTTTCTATCCCGTGCTCTTCCATGTCCCTTACTATGACAAGACCTTCGGGGACGcattacggtcaccacatctgcCAACTCAAgatcttgtctcgagtgctcatccactaaagtgaacccatgattcaccttagggttaag contains:
- the LOC108999729 gene encoding disease resistance protein RGA2-like isoform X4, yielding MAEGSLFDIAARIIESLGSLALKEIGLLWGVTDELKKLKNTVSTIQAVLLDAEEQRAVNNHQVIEWLERLKDVVYDADDLLDGFSTECLLREMMTRDKMAKKAKMEELYCELDGEIV